The genomic segment tgtttgggGCAAAAGCAAGCACCCACGTGAGCTGATTTGGTGAATTTTTGGTGAAATAAGGTTGGCCTGAAGCTGAGCAGGGAAGGGGGGGTAAGGACACGAGGTGGATGCCCCCGtcacagctccctgctgcagtcAGCACAGCAAAACAGGATCTGTCCTGAATCAGCCCCGGCTGCCTTTGCCGTGACTGTCCCCAACATTTCCATCCTCTGATCCTGTGCCCTTCctgccctgggggctgctgaCTCAGCCTGGAAGGGCAGCGGGGAaggctcagcaataggatttgtACCACCCCATAGGGTCAGCTCCTCTGGGGGCAACCAGGAGCCGCTTCTGTGCCATGAATCACCCACTTCCAAGATTTTTTGGTGTTCTTCGTAGTATCGGGGAAGAGCTGGCACTCAGCTCTAGCACCTCACTGCCCTGGCTGGAGCTGGGATTTCCAAAATGTGCCCTGAGCCCCCAGTGCCCAGCCCAGGAGAGCCAAATGAGCGTGGGAAGGAGCTGTGGCAGGACACCCAGGGTTAGTCAGCCACATTCCCAGCCTCTGCTCCTTGGGGCTGGAGGGTCAGGCTTCGAGTCAGCACCTTGAGTAAGcagctttcttcctcctcctcctcttcctcccagccGGGTGTTGGCAGCCAGCCACGCGTTACCCAAGCCCCCAGCACTTGCGGGATCCCAGCCATGATCCCAACCCTTTGTGAGCACTCAGCACTTCCCAGGAAGACGACAAGGCTCTGGTACtgctacatttttattaaagtaaCAAAAGCATTACGTCTGTCAAGGATCTGTACATCCCGTATATAAAAACACTACTGTACAATGAGAAACCATCCACTCCCTCCTCCCAGCGCAGCTTACAGACTCGCTCCCATTTCCAGACACAAAAAGCAGGTCCCGTTCAACAGTCCAGCTTGTTTAACCGGGGAgaggaacccccccccccccgagacACACTCCTAAAACACACACCATCCGGCCCTAAAAGTGAGCATCAGGCTtgtaggcaaaaaaaaaaaaaaggcaacagcacACTAATTCACAGCTTTTACATGGAACCAGCTACAAGAGAAATGGGTCGCACCCGGATCCGGGTGGATTTTGGAGCTAACAAGACACCTTTACCACCAAACTCCTCCACCTGGGGACGGAGAACTCGGCTATTTCTGCTTGGTGAGCGGGGGCACGCTGGGGTTAGTGTGTTCCTTTGGTGTGGGCTGCCGCTCCTCACCAGCTCTTTTTCTGGTAAGAGGGTAAAACAGGGGGAAAAACCTCCCGACTGCAGCGATGGGGACAAATGACAACCCCAGGGGCAGCCTCCAGGGGACTCCCACCCAGCAGAGCACACGGCAGCTCCTGGGGAGCTTCCCACAAAACCAGATTTAAGGGATGACTTGAGCTCAGAtcctttttccttgaaaaaagaGCTTGCTTTTTGGAAGTTCCCCAGTGCTCCCCTCTGGGTGATGTCACCCCTTGCACAAGGTCACCGGGGGAAAAGCCCCGGCGCCTCCTTCAGCTTCTGCTCTGGAGATGTGAGAGACTCAAGCGATGCAGAGGGAAGTGATGCAACTTCAGAGCTACCGCCTGCAACTGCCCAGGGACAAACAAATCCTGCTAAAATGTCAAGCGGGGAGTTACCCATCAAGGAAAACCATTTCCAGTTCAGGAAATTGCGATTTGAAACTGCTACAGAAATCTGAACTTACTTTTCCACCTGAAAAGCAGTCCGAGCCGGGGAAGCGatgctatttttaatattaaaaacaaagctaagCACTGGGGCAGACAGGAGgcttccttcctctcccagaGCGTTCAGGGTTTTGAAATATATTGCACAATTGTCTGAGAACTTGATTCATCAAAGGCTGGGAAAGAACAACTCTGGTTATGCCAGTCGGCTGCTGGGTCAAGAAAAGAGGAAGGTAAAGAGCGCGCTGCGAAAACAGCTCGGGGAAAGTTTCGTTAAGAGCAAACCACGTCAATGCCCTGGTTTTTCAATCACTTCTCCCAGGATCCCTGGAGGAGCACCAGCTGGTTAGGAAAAAGGCAAGGGACACGGAGCATCCCGGTAAAGGCTCATTCCCCAGCAGGCAGGTCGAGTTTTTGGGGCAGCACCGCTGGTTCCCACCCAacctgagggagctggagcagtttaAGGGCCAAACCTCAAACAAAGCTCAGGAAATCTCCCTGAAGACAAGTACCACGGGGATTTCATGAGCTCTGCTTGAAGGGGCAAAGCCCAGGACCAGGCATTAGTTGTGCAAAACGGTTTTGGACCAGGAGATCGGAACCAGGCGGTGCCCCCAGCGAGGTCTCAGTTGAGCCAGCTCCCGGGGTCAGCCTCTTGCTGAGCACCcaggggaggaagagaagggagaggaggggagaatttaaaagcaaaactgacCCCAAAGCACCTGAGCACCCCAGCCTCAGAACTGCAGCAAGCACAGCGGGCAGAGATCCCCGATACTTTGGGATTTTAGGAGAGAAGGCAAAAGAGGATCCAACACCAACCTCTAGGGCACAAGGCAAGTTGCTTCAGCTCTTCCGGAGAAGTGACGCAGCAGGTCGTCAGCACCAGATTAGGCAATTTTTATACGCAAGAGGCCACGGGCTGGATGTCTGAGCCCTCCAGAGCGGGCAGGCCTTGTAATTCAGAGCTGATTTCAGGGTCTGGAGCACCCTGCCTGTGCAGAAAGCTGTGGTGACAGCCAGGTACTGGGGAGCACCAGGAACAAGGAGCACTCCGGTGCCACCACAGCGCCTGCAAAATTCATCCTGGGGACCTCCACAGCACAGCCTGGTGCTTCCCCAGCCACCGCATCTCTGCCTCGGGTGTTTCACGTGGCGAGGACACCCCCAGGGCCccctcagcccagcagcaggcaggagatgGAGGGGTTGGAGACCAGCCATGCGCTGCCCCTTGCTTTGTGCTCCAGGGGGggcagcccagagctgcagcactcAGAGTTGGTAGGTCCAAAAAAGCCAGAGCAGGAGAGGTCCCAGGGCCCCCAGCATCACCCAGCCCTCAGGGCAAGGTTCCCCTGCACAATTTATCCAGGCACCCAGAGATCAGCCGAGCTGGGAAGTGAAACTGGTGAAGAAAAGATGGCAACTCCCCCTTGTCCCTTCCCAAACAGCATCGCAACGCTTGGTGACAACGCTGCTAGGAACCAGGACAGGGGGGTGACATCTCCCCCCACCAGCCACACGTCCCAGCCTGCCTCTTCCCCCTCTTCCTCCATTCCGAGCTGCCCAAGTGAGCAAGCCAGCCTACTGCAATTGCCATCCAACACTAATTAGGTAGATATCGGCTTCATAATAAAAACTCATAAGCTTgcaacagctttaaaaaaggCACCGAAAACACTGCTCCTGTCTGAAGCAGTGcccaatattttaattttggattttcttggattttcttaaaaaatataaatagctcttcattttaaaaatagatccTCAGGTGAGGTATACAGTAGCCCGTGTCTTGGCAGTGTAAGGACATGAGGAGTATTTAGCTGGAGACAGTCATGATGTAGTTTTTGGAAGGGCTGGTGCGACCGAACATCATCTGGTTCTTACAGGTGAGCATCCCGTAGGAGCTCCCGGGTTTCGTGGCGGTCGCTTCGTACAAGACGCAGATGGAGCCGTCCTCCCCGATGCGGTACGAGACCTCGTAGGGGTCCACCCAGAGCGTGAGCTCGCTGGGCAGGAGCTGGTAGAGCTGCGGGAGGCTGAGTCCGATCTGGCTCGCTGCCTTGCTGATAATGGGGTCCATTTTGTGGTTGATGCGGATGCAGCGGTAGCCGGAGCCTTTGAAGGGTTTCTCGGGAAACCAGTGGTGTTTGTAGTGCTCTGCAAAGGGAAGCGAGAGGGGGGGGAGCGGTGAGCAGCCGTGTCCTGCTGCAGTCCCCAGGGGATCCCACAAAGGCAGAGGGAACCGAATCCTCCTTCGGCTGCCTCCATCGGGGACACCAGGGCACAGAGCTCAGCTTTTTGGCTGCCGCTTGCTCCCAGGCACAGGGCTGTCACTCTTCGGGTCCTAAAACCCCAGGCAGGACAGTGGGGGGTTGCAGACAGGACCCCAAAACCTCACCCCGGCCACTTGGGATACAAtaccagcagcaccaccccagCACAGATGGGGGGCAGCCTTCGGGTCAGCCTGCCTCTGGGGGCAGGTCACTGCCCCTTATCTCGGGGCAGCACCGAGCAACCCACCCCGTCCCGGGGCTGATAACACAAAGGCTGCTTTCGGCTGGGAGGGGACGCCCGCACCACCCAGCGGGTGCTGGGCACCAAATGGGTGCGTGGGGGGCACCGAAACCCCACAGACACAGGGCACGGAGAGCAGCTGGGGGCCATCCCGGCTGTGGGGTGCCACTGGGGGGTCGAGACACAAACCCCCCCAGCTGGGGTCCAGCTCCTCACCTTtgggggaggcaggaggtgctcacCCAGGACCCCAGAGGGACACGGGTGGGCACCCAAGCAAGGCACAGGCGGACACCCAGCACCCAAGGGAACACgggtgggtgctggggaaggggggggaggtACACGGATGGGTACCAGCCccctggggggcacggggggggggcacaaccAGGCACCCAGCACTATGGGGCACCCAGCAAGTCCCCAGGGAGGGGACACCGGGTCGGGACGGCCACGGGGCAAGACCCCCGAGTGGGCTCCGGGTCCTGCCGAGGAGAAAAGCCCCGGGGGGGTCTCGGATGgcccctggggggggtcctcacctgccagcgcctcccgcagcGCCCCGCTGAagacctgcagctgctgctcgcTGACACAGCCCCGGGTCCGCAGGAGACCGGAGACGAAACCGACGGCGGCGGCGATCTCGGGCAGCATCtcgggccggggggggccgcgcCGGGGGCTCATGGCTGTGCGgttaaaaaagggggggggggggggtccggggtcCCGGTACGGCTGGGTTCGGCTCAGATCAAGCCGGGGGGACCCGGTTCGGCTCAGATCAGCCCGGTTCGGCTCGGATGGGCCCTGTTCGGGGGGGTCCCGGCTCGGTTCGGAGGGTCCCGGttcggcccggggggggggggggggggtcccggctgGTCCCGGCCCGCGGCGGCCCCGCTGCTCCCGGCTCGGTTCACGGGGGCCGCGGGTTCGGGGCCGCCCTTATATAGAGCGCCGGGGGGAGGCGTCATCGGAGCGGCGCCTCCCATTGGCTGAGGCGGGCGGCGGTATGCAAATAGCGCCTGAGCTCAGCGCCATGGAAGGAGTGACGTCAgcacgggggggggcggggggagcaggaggaggggggcgggggaggggggagggaaaaaggggggggggggggggggaagggatcGGGACCGGGATCAGAATCCGGATCGAGACCAGGATCGGGTTCAGAATCCGGATCGGGATCAGAACCAGAATCCGGATCCGGATCAAGATCAGGACCAGGATCGgcccccaccgccccccccccccagccccggggccccAGG from the Anas platyrhynchos isolate ZD024472 breed Pekin duck chromosome 27, IASCAAS_PekinDuck_T2T, whole genome shotgun sequence genome contains:
- the BTG2 gene encoding protein BTG2, whose amino-acid sequence is MSPRRGPPRPEMLPEIAAAVGFVSGLLRTRGCVSEQQLQVFSGALREALAEHYKHHWFPEKPFKGSGYRCIRINHKMDPIISKAASQIGLSLPQLYQLLPSELTLWVDPYEVSYRIGEDGSICVLYEATATKPGSSYGMLTCKNQMMFGRTSPSKNYIMTVSS